The nucleotide sequence ACGGGTCTGCCGACAAGGCGGCGATCTTCGCCGCCCACGGCGAGATCCTGCAGGACCCCGAGCTCCTCGACATCGCGGTGAGCGCCATCGACAAGGGCAAGAGCGCGCCCTTCGCCTGGCGGGCCGCGTACAACTCCTTCGCCGACCAGCTCGCAGGCCTCGACAACGAGGTGCTCGCCGGGCGCGCCGCCGACGTGCGTGACGTCGGCCAGCGGGTGCTCGAGGAGCTGACCGGACAGCGGTCCGAGAAGGCGGAGCTGCCCGAGGCCGCGATCCTGGTAGCGGAGGAACTGACCCCGTCGGACACCGCGCAGCTGGACCGCAGCCGGGTCGTCGGCTTCGCGACGACCGGCGGCGGGGCGTCGTCGCACGTGGCGATCATCGCCCGCTCCTTCGGGATCCCCGCCGTGGCCGGCATCGAGCCGGGGGCGCTCGACATCGTCGACGGGAGCCGGGTGGTGCTCGACGGCACGGCCGGCACCCTGCGGCAGAACCTCAGCGACACCGAGATCGACGAGATCCTGGCCCGCCAGCGTCGGATGGCCGAGCGCAGGGAGCGCGAGCTGGCCGCCAAGGATCAGCCGGCCGTCACGACCGACGGCCACGCCGTGCAGGTGGTCGCCAACATCGGCGGCGCCGACGACGCGGCCCAGTCCGTCACGATGGGCGGCGAGGGCGTCGGGCTGCTGCGCTCCGAGTTCGTGTTCCTCGGCCGGACGACGGCACCGACCGAGGCGGAGCAGGCGGATGTCTACGCCGCCTGCGCGAAGGCGCTGCGGCCCGGCGACCCGCTGGTCATCCGCACGCTCGACGTCGGCGGAGACAAGCCGCTGGCCTACGTGCCGATCCCGGTGGAGGAGAACCCGTTCCTCGGCATCCGCGGGGTGCGCGTGGGCCTGGAGCAGCCGGAGCTGCTGCGCACGCAGTTGCGCGCCATCCTGGCCGCCGCCGGGGCGGGGGCGGAGCTGCACATCATGTTCCCGATGATCGCGACCATCGCCGACTGGCGCGCCGCCAAGGCCATCTACGACGAGGTCGCCGAGGACCACCCGACCTCGGCCCACGTCAGCGTCGGCATCATGATGGAGGTCCCGTCCGTGGCGGTGATGGCGGAGCAGTTCGCCGCCGAGGAGGGCTGTGACTTCTTCTCGGTCGGCACCAACGACCTGACCAGCTACACGCTCGCCATGGACCGCGGCCACCCCAAGCTGGCCTCGCAGGTCGACCCCTGCAACCCGGCCGTCCTCAAGCTGATCGGCGACGCGGCCGAGGCGCTGCACCGCCATGGCAAGTGGCTCGGCATCTGCGGGGGCGTGGCCTCCGACGTGCAGGCCGTGCCGATCCTCCTGGGGCTGGGGGTGGATGAGCTGAGCTGCTCGATCCCCGCCATCCCCGCCGTCAAGGCAGCCGTCAGGGCCGTCTCCATCGCCCACTGCAGGGAGATCGCCGCGCGCGCGGTCACCTGCGCCACCCCTGAAGATGTCCGGGCACTTGTCCCGGCCACGGAGGACTGAGGTCAGTCATGAGCACCGCACAAGACATCCTGAAGGCCGTAGGTGGGCCCGACAACATCGTGAGCCTCACGCACTGCGCGACGCGGCTGCGCTTCCAACTTGTCGACGCCTCCGCCATCAATCAGACCGAGGTCGAGTCGATCAAGGGCGTGATGGGCGCCGTCCCCCAGGCGGGGGAGCGGTACCAGATCATCATGGGCGGCGCCGTCCAGAACGCCTACAACGACATCAACGCGCTGCCGGAGATGCAGACACGGCGCGAACCCACCGACGCCGAGCTCAAGGCCGCCGCCCGCGCG is from Tessaracoccus palaemonis and encodes:
- the ptsP gene encoding phosphoenolpyruvate--protein phosphotransferase; translated protein: MSQPLTTATVELMAPLTGVLVPLDQVPDPVFAKKMVGDGFSIDPLHGLLVAPVAGEVVDLQPSHHAITIRTAEGLEILMHIGLDTVALGGEGFTPRVTEGASVAPGDPLIEFDLDGVGRAAKSLLTQVVITNMEIVESIAPSAGMVDAGSSVAAYVQLKAQDEADGQPKQGATVTSQALIIPNPTGLHARPTATLVNLAKQYSSDVRIRRGDDTANAKSIVAIMGMAVARGDKVTVTAHGSDAAEAVDAIVAAIREGLGEAVPASGTDDTVAMPAVPAESAPAPAPLRAAPEPRSGDPDLLLGVAASPGLGVGTVVQVRHDDIAVSETGEDHHKERRKLNSAIDRAALDLSALELKLERDGSADKAAIFAAHGEILQDPELLDIAVSAIDKGKSAPFAWRAAYNSFADQLAGLDNEVLAGRAADVRDVGQRVLEELTGQRSEKAELPEAAILVAEELTPSDTAQLDRSRVVGFATTGGGASSHVAIIARSFGIPAVAGIEPGALDIVDGSRVVLDGTAGTLRQNLSDTEIDEILARQRRMAERRERELAAKDQPAVTTDGHAVQVVANIGGADDAAQSVTMGGEGVGLLRSEFVFLGRTTAPTEAEQADVYAACAKALRPGDPLVIRTLDVGGDKPLAYVPIPVEENPFLGIRGVRVGLEQPELLRTQLRAILAAAGAGAELHIMFPMIATIADWRAAKAIYDEVAEDHPTSAHVSVGIMMEVPSVAVMAEQFAAEEGCDFFSVGTNDLTSYTLAMDRGHPKLASQVDPCNPAVLKLIGDAAEALHRHGKWLGICGGVASDVQAVPILLGLGVDELSCSIPAIPAVKAAVRAVSIAHCREIAARAVTCATPEDVRALVPATED